The Vibrio tapetis subsp. tapetis genome segment CAGGAACAGAAACATTGTCACTCACACTTCGGAGTAATTTCGTATCGTACCCTTCTCGACTGCCATCTCTGTCGACGGAATTAAGTAGAATTTCACCGGCACCAAGTAACTCTACTTTTTTGGCCCAGTCAACGACGTCTAAATCTAATGGAGCACCTTGCTGATAGTCGTAGACTTTATAACAACCATCTTGTTCAAGAGCATCAATGGAAACGGTAATACACTGGCTACCAAAAATGGAAGATGATTCAGTAATAAAGCTCGGGGTTTCCATCGCAAGTGAATTGATAGCAACTTTATCAGCGCCTGCTTTTAGGAGTTGACGAATATGCTCAATGCTCTTGATTCCGCCACCGACAGTTAAGGGAACAAAACACTCTTTTGCCGCCCAGCTAACCAAATCAAAATTAGGCTCTCTACCATCTTTTGTTGCATCAATATCGTTAACGACGATTTCATCGACATCCCAGTTTACAAAAAAGTCGATGGCTGTTTTTACGTTACCAATAGGCAAGTATTTGTTAAAGCCGAAGCTCTGAACCACGAGCTCCCCTTTTGTAACAATGCATGGAATTAATCGAGTTTTAAGCATTATTACCTCCTGTTGCTTGAGTTTGAGCCCAATCTAAAAAGCTCTTCATTGCTGCCAAGCCATTCTTCTGACTTTTTTCTGGGTGGAACTGCATACCAACCACATTGTCTTTTTGCACCGAGGCTGTCATTTCTACACCATAGTCAAATGTCGCTAGCTTGTATTCTGACGGGCAATTCACCCACAAGCTATGTACAAAGTAGAAATCTTTATCATCATGAAGGTAATCAAATACGCTCTGTTCTTTTTGTAAAATCAGCGAGTTCCAACCAACATGAGGTACGCGAAGTCCCTGACCAGGCGTCATATACTCCACTTTACCTGGAATCCAACCGAGCCCTTTTGTCAATTCAATTTCTTCTGAAGACTCAAATAACAACTGCATACCAAGACAAATACCGAGAGCTGGTTTTTTCTTGGTTATAACTTCATGGGTAAGCACATCCACCAACTGCTTTTCGTGCAGCTTTTTCATCGCGTCTGGAAAAGCACCAACGCCAGGTAAAATAACACAATTTGACGCTTCAATGATGGCAGGATCATTAGTGATTTGAATGTCGTACTTTCCGACATGGTTGATCGCATTTTCAATGGAGCGAACATTACCCATATCATAGTCAATTATTGCTATTTTCATTTTATTCACTTTGAATGTTTTCGTTACAGAATAAAGCCATCGTCGACAACAATGTTTTGCCCAGTGACATACTTAGATTGTTGTGAAAGTAAAAAGAGTACGGAACCAATGACTTCTTCGACGTCGAGCATCCCCGCTCCATGAGTCTTACTTTTATAAGCTTCCAAAAACTCTTCTGGCTGATGATCAAAGATCCCCCCCGGACTGATACTGTTAATCCGAAATCTGCTATCATCAACATACGCAACTGCATACTTATTCATATGCAAAATAGCCGATTTAATTGCTGCGTATTCCACCGGCATCGTCATAGAGGTACCAGCATAGACATCAAATTTAGGTGCAATCACACCATATATTGATGAAATATTCACTAATGAAAACGGCGACTGGTTTCTATTAAAATATTCAGCACATTGCTGAGTAAACAAAAACGCACTGCCTAAATGTAAGCTCAGGTTTTCATTAAAACTCTGTAATGTCACATCAAAAAAATGAGAACCATAAGTTTTGTTACGCGGGTAAGTACTATTTACCGCTCCAGTAATCCCGTCATGTTCAGTAAAAAACGCTTTCACTTCCGACTCATTTGTGACGTTAAGTTCAACCAATTTAAGTTTCGGATTGTTTGTGTCGACTTGCTGTTGCACGAGCTTAGTATCCATTGCTTCTAGCTCAAGATCGGCTGCTATTACTTCTGCTCCTTGAAGTAATGCCTGATGAACAATTTTTGTACCAAGCAAGCCAGCAGCACCAGCAACCAAGACTTTCTGATCTTTCAATAAGTCTCTCATCATTTTATATCCTGTAAGATAGCTTCAGCCAGCCTGAAATCATAGATATCATCAATATCAACCGCTCGTTCTTTTGGAACATCAATACTCGTTACTTTACCAGAAAAAATACCATATTGGTCGAGCACAAATTTCGGCGTAGCGACATATACAACCGTTGTAATATCAAATACTTTTGGGGCATCTTGTCGACGTGCGACCTCAGATTCAGGTTGGTTGACGAGCTCTACTAAGTCGTCTCCAGTGTACTTAACCATATTGAAAAATGGGCTACGCGAGGCCGGAGTTGTTGAAATACAGATGTCCGCACCTACGTTTTCACGTTGAGCTATTGCCAATTCGATATCTTCAACGCTACGCAATGGGCTCGTTGCCGGTAAACTTACAAAACCATCAAAATGGCCGTAATTTTCGTTCACCCATTGTATCGCATGCCGCCATGAGAGCCACTCTGGACTCGTATCGGTAGCGAGTTCTTCTGGTCGTTCTATCAAAATTGCGCCAGAATTCAGTGCCACCTCAGCAATGCTTTTATCATCTGTAGAGACAAACACTCGGTCAATCGAAGGAGAAGCTAATGCTGAATCTACAGAATATTGTAACAATGGCTTCCCAGCTAAAGGTTTTATATTTTTACCAGGCAGCCCTTTTGAGCCTCCTCGAGCAAAAATAAATGCGTAATTTTTCATTTTAATCTCTACTCTCGCTCAGTTTGTCGTCTGATGTCATCAATCAGCATCACTGTACTTTGAGCTTCTTCAATTGTGATGCAAGTATGCGGCAAACCTTCTATCATTTGTATAAAGTCATCAATCATGGCCAAATACATCTGGTTTTTATCCCACATTGGATCTTGATATACGACAGAGCTATTGGTCGCGGTTGTAAATAACAATTGATTCTGAATTAGATCCCAGTCAATTCGCCCTTCACTTCCAATAAAGCTGCATTGTCTATGTGCCTTGCGCTGAAGAAAGTCCAAGTGAATCGTCGTCACTACATTTTCGTTATTAGTAGTTAATATATCAGCGACATCTTCAACATCGAGTTTTAGTTCTTGTGATGATCGTAAAATTGCATGCTGCACAGTAAGAGGACCAAGTAACCACTGGGTATAATCCAATTCATGGCTCAATTCAAAAAGCGCTCCCCCACCCAGATTTTTGTTTGCTGAAACGCACTGGCGGTAGTCTTTATTTGGGCGCCAGTCTGGTAAATACTGACCAATTTCAATATGAGCATTATACATTGTACCAATCTTACGCTGAGCCAATAGCTCTTTTAACTTCAAAGCAGAAGGCAAATAACGTAAACAATAGCCTATCGCTACCGGAGTTTGGTAGTAGTTAATAGCTTGTTGAATTAGCTGCGCCTCTTCAACTGTCGTCGTTACTGGCTTTTCAATTAATGTCGGAATGCCGGCTTTAATAAGTGGTATGGCATGCTTTGCATGGAACGGAGCTGGTGAGGCGACAATCACTAATTGAACTTTTTCTTTGATTATATCAGCAATACTAGAAACCAGTTCGTCACAACACTCTATGCTCTCTGTTGGTATTCGACCGCTCGAAGACATCGAAAACAGTTTCGCAGCTGGAAAGCGTAACTTTAAATTACGTCGATGCCGAGTAGCAATATTACCTAAACCAATGACTGCAAGCCTTTCCATTTTTAATCAAACCCCAATGTATGTATGTCTGTTTGAGCTCGGTTAAAGTCGTCAATTCGCCCAATATCTAACCAATATTCATGAATAGGGAACATCAATATGTTTTCTCTTTCATTCATATGCTGTTCAAGCAAAGTTGGCATATCAATATGATGATTCGCAGGAACAGATTGAATGACACGCGGAGACACTACATAAATACCCGCATTAACAAAAAAACGTTGAATCGGTTTTTCCACCATACTCGTAATTTTATGGCCTGTTCCATTGATAACCCCGTAAGGGATCTGATAGTCGTACTCTCGTACACACATAGTCGCATCTGCTTGGTTATCAGTATGAAACTCTAACAGGCGTTGAAAGTCGACTTTAGTAAGTACGTCTCCATTCATCATTATCAGTGGCAAACCTTCCGGTAAATCTGCTGGCAACAGCCCCAAAGCCCCTCCAGTACCTAAAGGGGATTCTTCATGCACATAAGTGATCTTGACCCCTAAGCCAGAACCATCGCCAAAATACTGCTCTATTTGCTCTGGCATGTAATGGGTTGATATATAAAAATTAACAAAGCCCGCTTTAATAAAACTGCGAATAACCGTATCTAAAATTGGCTTGTTACCAACCTTTAGCATTGGCTTCGGGCAATCATCTGTCAAAGGGCGTAAGCGGGTGCCAAAACCACCAGCCATTAAAAATACGGGATTATAGAAAACTGGCTTACTAAGCATGCTATGTAAGGTTTCAAGACCAACTACCTTCCCATTAGCTAGCAGCGGTATTGACAGAATCTCTTTACTTTCCATCATCGTAACAAGTTTTTCTTTGCTCGTATTTACATCCGCGGTTTCGGGCGATGAGTTCATGACAAGCTGAACTTCAGCACTCAACGGTAAATTATTGAGCAAACCACGTCTTATGTCGCCATCAGTAACAACACCTAGTAATCTATCCGAATCATCCACAACCAATACAACACGCAATGACTCATTATTTATAATTTCTAACGCATCGCGCAGCGTACTCGTCGGTTTTATTAGTACCTTTTTCCAACTGTGGCTCATGAGTAACCTTTATTTTTTAGTCCATCTACACTTTTCTTAACCGTTACTCTACTTGGGTAACAGGTTTCGCCCGCTAGCAAATTTCTTATAACAACCGCACCTGCACCCACAACTGCATGTTGTGCGAGTTTAATACCTTGAATAACCGTAGCATTCGCACCAATAAAAACATTTTTTTCTGTTTCTACCTGCCCACAAAGTGTCGCGTTAGGGGCAATATGATTATACTCACCGATGCAGCAATCATGCTCGATAATCGCTCCAGAGTTAATAACCACATGACTTGCTATACGTGCACCGGCCTGAATGATAGCGCCAGCGAATACTTGCGCTCCAGCCTCTACTGTCGCGTAAGGCGAGACTTGTGCTGTCTCTGC includes the following:
- a CDS encoding HisA/HisF-related TIM barrel protein, with the protein product MLKTRLIPCIVTKGELVVQSFGFNKYLPIGNVKTAIDFFVNWDVDEIVVNDIDATKDGREPNFDLVSWAAKECFVPLTVGGGIKSIEHIRQLLKAGADKVAINSLAMETPSFITESSSIFGSQCITVSIDALEQDGCYKVYDYQQGAPLDLDVVDWAKKVELLGAGEILLNSVDRDGSREGYDTKLLRSVSDNVSVPVIALGGIGRFDQLADGAIAGGCQALAAANIFQHMEHSTIAAKAQMRSANLNVRLSSEVKYENFELDFLGRPY
- the hisH gene encoding imidazole glycerol phosphate synthase subunit HisH — its product is MKIAIIDYDMGNVRSIENAINHVGKYDIQITNDPAIIEASNCVILPGVGAFPDAMKKLHEKQLVDVLTHEVITKKKPALGICLGMQLLFESSEEIELTKGLGWIPGKVEYMTPGQGLRVPHVGWNSLILQKEQSVFDYLHDDKDFYFVHSLWVNCPSEYKLATFDYGVEMTASVQKDNVVGMQFHPEKSQKNGLAAMKSFLDWAQTQATGGNNA
- a CDS encoding oxidoreductase is translated as MRDLLKDQKVLVAGAAGLLGTKIVHQALLQGAEVIAADLELEAMDTKLVQQQVDTNNPKLKLVELNVTNESEVKAFFTEHDGITGAVNSTYPRNKTYGSHFFDVTLQSFNENLSLHLGSAFLFTQQCAEYFNRNQSPFSLVNISSIYGVIAPKFDVYAGTSMTMPVEYAAIKSAILHMNKYAVAYVDDSRFRINSISPGGIFDHQPEEFLEAYKSKTHGAGMLDVEEVIGSVLFLLSQQSKYVTGQNIVVDDGFIL
- a CDS encoding cytidylyltransferase domain-containing protein, which gives rise to MKNYAFIFARGGSKGLPGKNIKPLAGKPLLQYSVDSALASPSIDRVFVSTDDKSIAEVALNSGAILIERPEELATDTSPEWLSWRHAIQWVNENYGHFDGFVSLPATSPLRSVEDIELAIAQRENVGADICISTTPASRSPFFNMVKYTGDDLVELVNQPESEVARRQDAPKVFDITTVVYVATPKFVLDQYGIFSGKVTSIDVPKERAVDIDDIYDFRLAEAILQDIK
- a CDS encoding Gfo/Idh/MocA family protein — encoded protein: MERLAVIGLGNIATRHRRNLKLRFPAAKLFSMSSSGRIPTESIECCDELVSSIADIIKEKVQLVIVASPAPFHAKHAIPLIKAGIPTLIEKPVTTTVEEAQLIQQAINYYQTPVAIGYCLRYLPSALKLKELLAQRKIGTMYNAHIEIGQYLPDWRPNKDYRQCVSANKNLGGGALFELSHELDYTQWLLGPLTVQHAILRSSQELKLDVEDVADILTTNNENVVTTIHLDFLQRKAHRQCSFIGSEGRIDWDLIQNQLLFTTATNSSVVYQDPMWDKNQMYLAMIDDFIQMIEGLPHTCITIEEAQSTVMLIDDIRRQTERE
- a CDS encoding nucleotidyltransferase family protein, whose product is MSHSWKKVLIKPTSTLRDALEIINNESLRVVLVVDDSDRLLGVVTDGDIRRGLLNNLPLSAEVQLVMNSSPETADVNTSKEKLVTMMESKEILSIPLLANGKVVGLETLHSMLSKPVFYNPVFLMAGGFGTRLRPLTDDCPKPMLKVGNKPILDTVIRSFIKAGFVNFYISTHYMPEQIEQYFGDGSGLGVKITYVHEESPLGTGGALGLLPADLPEGLPLIMMNGDVLTKVDFQRLLEFHTDNQADATMCVREYDYQIPYGVINGTGHKITSMVEKPIQRFFVNAGIYVVSPRVIQSVPANHHIDMPTLLEQHMNERENILMFPIHEYWLDIGRIDDFNRAQTDIHTLGFD
- a CDS encoding acetyltransferase, with the translated sequence MSKPKLKPLIIIGGGGHASVLVDILRMQGRNIVAIVSPDDPNRRTVFKGLTRFRNDDDVFQFSNEDVLLVNGIGVLPNSDFKQKLNQYYLAHGYQFETVIAETAQVSPYATVEAGAQVFAGAIIQAGARIASHVVINSGAIIEHDCCIGEYNHIAPNATLCGQVETEKNVFIGANATVIQGIKLAQHAVVGAGAVVIRNLLAGETCYPSRVTVKKSVDGLKNKGYS